Part of the Plasmodium vinckei vinckei genome assembly, chromosome: PVVCY_13 genome, AAGTTATTCAAGTTTGTATATCGGTTACAGACACGACATAGGCGATATAACACCCtcgtcttttttttcaatgaGGTGTTCACATATGTTAACAAACGCTTTGATCACGCttccatttttaatgtCGTCGTCAGAATCAATATCAGATTCGAATAAATTTGGGTtttctattattaaatttttatagtgAATCGTATTTTTACTGTTGtgatcatttatatttcctGAATACATAACAATTATAGCTTTGTCTTTtgatatatacaaaattaataacagcgtatttgaataaattattgtgaataatatgaaaaatatgatttgggagtgaaaaaaaacatgaaaaAGATTATAAATTCAATTGGAGGAAAAAGACCGGcgcaaataattataagttCATCGAGTCATAAAAAACAGACTAAAAAATCTATAAATTCCGTTCATAGGAAAAAACTtccattattaaatatatacaaacatATGTATGTTGGTCCTAtaccatttattaatttattttttttgttaattttttttgcctATAAAAGAAAACGAGCCACCatagaataataaatttaattaatatcttatattttttgtaatgcTCAGATGTTTATGGTACTATATTTAAAGTAAATGTTAATAtgtaacaataataataaataaatttgtttattgatataaatgattATGCTCAATGAGATAAATaagatattatttttatgtaatagttgaatataaaattataattttttattttcataatatatataaagattgCATTTTCAAGGATTATTAATGTctgattattatttttttccaaaacTCTATTAATAACagtatttaataatatataaagactttttaaaaaatatttttattataaatgaattatttattattgaaaaaatgctacaatttttctaaaatgtaaaatatgcattttaAATTCCTATTATATGCCACATACAATTgttttctataaatattcaataaaaattatatacaaatatttgttttattgaatgaataataaatcaatgacataatatatatcattgtTACATATATGTTAAGGACCCAATTTGGATTATGcgattttatattttaaaaaactgGATAAATGGAGAAAGAGTTAAAGACACAATTTAAGAGTCAAAAAACGAAAGATGAAAACGAACCATTAATAGCTTATTTAGATGGCATAAattgatataattaatacatGTCTTATTTGGAAGTAATTAATTTTCAATTAACGttattttgtttgtaaGAACAGCTAAAATCACAGAAATagtaaaagaaaaacaaaactGATCGATTTTGAGTACAAAAAGTGaattatcataataatatgaaaatatgctataaataaatatttttcataaattataacaCTTACGATTGTAGTTTTCATGAATTAGTATATAGATACATCCTAATATTAAACGacataaacaaattatatacacaaaacattattataatgaaaataaatcgTATTATTAACATAAATCTTCTAATTTTATGGttcttaaaaatatatatgaaggaaaaaattatttaaagcTTTTCCAATTATGCATTTTTGTTAAATGGAAGAATGTCCCTGAAtctaagaaaaaaaacataaatggataaatatgtaaaacgttaaaaattttcaaaatatagcatatattataaatatgtatatttcgTTAAAatcgtatttttttttagcaattgtgaaataaattattatattattaaaatttctaTATCGCTTACAGATTCGATATAGGTGATTTCAAGAGCATCgccttttttttcaatgaGATATCCAGCTAAGTTCACAAATATTTGTGCATAACATTGTGGAAAATGTTTTTCAAAACGTGGAGGTTTGATGAATGAatttgctttttttattattgggTTGGTATAATTCATATTGTAAGGGTTCCATTCATTTACATTTACTGAAGTCATGGCAATTATAGTTTTGTCCTTTGATAtctacaaaattaataaaaatatattgcataaattattgtaaataatatgagaAATACGATTTATAATGAAACAGAAAAGGAAAGGTTTCCTTACTTCAGTCTTTGAAACGAAAGCATGAAAATACTTCTCATAGCTATTAGAATCTTTTTCGCAAATTTGGCGAATAAACATTAAATTTGGATTGTAAATATGGGTAactattcaaaaaaaataattttgcattatgtaaaataaaatattatgaatttGAAGACATGAGAAACAATAAATAGTATCATATAGcaatggaaataataaatcacGAAATGGCGAATAAATAGtaacaataatatgttaatttgactaatttattatgttttgtATACTTCCTGCAAGGCctttattgaaaatattggGAGCTTTGGGATTCCATATCCTGTTTATTATGGCATTATACTAATGGAAACAAAgagaaatatatgtatataaattataataattttttaatttggctaataaatttaacaTTGTTCGTTAATTGATACCTGACTGGaatcataaatatttaaatgaacttttataatatttgtcTCTTtgtcaaatttttttatgtaataagATATACTATCAGTAggattttgtaaatatggTTCATAACCATCTTTGGTTGTAGCATAGTATTCTAACTGTTTTGTAGCATCGTTCATAAGTTCGATCGCTGGTGTATGGTCGTGACAGCGACATACAACTTCCttgtatttttcatatatttcttcTGGGCTatcattaataaaaatgagcatatttttaataattacaaaaataaagttgtattaatattataacattGTTGTACAAGTGGATATTTAATATGGTCataatgaaatatgtaatatatatatatatattgttgcATTTTCTTACGTATCATGAGGACTTAATggtttaaatttattactcttttttataaggTGTTTTGTATCTTCTCCTGGAGAAGGCTCAGCTGCAAGGGCTCCATTATTTGCATATGCGAAAATgcttaaaataaataaagcggtttgaatataaaatttattcattttgaactttaaaaagaaaatattaaaatttatattagtattttttttaattaaaaattaatagctCGAAAAAtagcataaatataattaaaattgaagcaaataattttctcCAATAGagcataaaaaacaaatatttattttaaaaaaatacaaattattatttaaatagcaaaatttattattttatcagatttataagtttaatatattttttatttaaataatttaatcaTAAAACGACTTCAGTAGAAGAAaatttcataaataatgaatatcaaaaattttatgatttataatttcattaatattataatatttaaaataaataattttgattatataaacgatatttttaatatataacattatgAATACGtaagttttatatttttataattgatTAAACtcaatttaaaatttataaaacgTCTCATTGCATATGGAAtaacatgcatatattttatttattatatgtaatagaaaaaaattgttgtTTTTAcctatagaaaataaataatttaaaataaaaacatgcaaaaataaatttagatTAAATCTATTGTACAAACTTATTttcttataattaaaataatgcaTTCTGTACAAGTATTGATtgttatttgaaaaaaacataaatataatttttcgaAATTGTATATCTATATCTCTGATGATAGtagttattatatatttatatgatgagacatacatataaattagtgcattattttatttatattttaaatattaaaattaattttgttatattaaatataactGTTTagttaaacaaaaatattcagaacaaatatatacatttttatgtatttagaataaattgttatatatattttgtatgcatttaaaataaactatattatttatttttttattatttatattaaagtaaaaataaaatattaaacattGTTAACTTATAATTGCaggattatatatttttggatGGTTTAAAATAGCAGTAGCATACAATtctattataatatactttcataaatatcaaataatttgtttatattaatcAAACTTATACAAATTGTATAAGAGAATATTgctaataatttaatattaaataatagcattattattttacaacaataatatataaaagggaagataaaaagaataaatcatatattatttaaagcGTATTTCTTTGTGGaaaaactttttataaataaaaaaacgaatAAAAGGATATTTAGTTTAGTTTGTATCATTTTGTATGTCATTTTGGCTGTATCAATAGATTGCTCGGAACAGAAAGTTgtcaaaacaaaatataaactagtatatagaaaattatataatagtgtttatttacatgttgttgcatatatattattatatttatttctagAATGATCGATCTAAGGCATCTGTTGTAGGAAATAAAAGGGTTCGTGCTATCAAGAAAATAAACAGaagtaacaaaaaaaagttataaaatatcaaCGAGAAACCcaatcaaataataataataataacacgTATAGTTATGATcgtattattttaaatgatgaCGATTATGATGAATGTGATAAATGTTGTTGtttctgtttttttttgggaTGATGAACTATATGAATAGGCTCTccatttctatatttatgtgttaatattttaagttTATAATTGATTACATAAAtgtcaaaataaatacaatttatttattataaattgttaatataaaacctatatatttatttacatgGAAATCATTTTGgtttatttacattattgtatataattcGTGAAAATATTccgaaaaataattaataattgaaATACGATTGATTCATTTGATATAATCAtagtatttattatttgtatccgtataactatatattatatacgtatttataaaatacatatttgtGCATTTTAATGTATATTCTGTCTTATAACTTATATTTgtgtttgttttattttatatatttttaatttaatacatattcacgtatataatttatttttattttatatttgtcaAAAACtcatttatcattatttccatgcatatatattaatggaTTTTGAATATACTCATTTATAGTTAATACTtatgattattttaaatacacTTAATTTAAacacatttattaataaaattataatctATATTGGGGGGTGGGCTCAGGAAATATAGTTACGTTTTGGGGAACCCATATTTGGGGTTAAGGTTTGGGACTATGGGCTACAGCTTTGTTTTATGGAGCCTATACTTTGAATTAAAaccatattttaattaatttatttataatttgtccatatttatttgtctATAAATCctgattaaatatatatgtcatCCCGTATGTTTAATCTCGGGATAGTGGGTAAATATACAACCAAAAGTTGCATACTCGTTAATATGAAAGAATTgccataaataaaaaattttcataaataataacagttatatttgtagtgttcacaaaataatacatataaagcgatctaatattaaaagaaataaacaaattatatacacaaaacattattataatgaaaataaatcaatttATTAACATAAATCTTCTAATTTTATGGttcttaaaaatatatatgagaaaaaataatctaaAGCTTTTCCAATAATTCACTTTTGTTAAATGGAAGAATATCCCTGAAtctaagaaaaaaaacataaatggataaatatgtaaaacgttaaaaattttcaaaatatagcatatattataaatatgtatatttcgTTAAAAccgtatttttttttagcaattgtgaaataaattattatattattaaaatttgtatatcgCTTACAGATTCGATATAGGTGACTTCAacattatttctttttttttcaatgaGGTATCCAGCTAAGTTCACAAATATTTGTTCTAATTTTCCACTTTTAATATCATCTTTAAGTTTTGTGGAAGTATTTAATAaactttcttttttaatatcatcTTTAGGTTTTGTGGAAGTATTTAATAaactttcttttttaatatcatcTTTAgattttatgtaaatattgaataaacttgctttttttattattgggttgttatattttatattggAAAGCTTATCATCATTTCCATTTATTGAAGTCATGGCAATTATAGTTTTGTCTTTAGATAtctacaaaattaataaaaatatattgcatAAATTATTGTGAATAATATGAGAAATACGATTTATAACGAAATAGAAAAGGAAAGGTTTCCTTACTTCAACCTTGGTAACTaaagcataaaaatatttatcacGACCCTCATGCATACTTTTGAAACGTTCTCGTATAACTAGTAAATTTGGACCGTACATATGGAGAactattcaaaaaaaaataattttgcattatgtaaaataaaatattatgaatttGAAGACATGAGAAACAATAAATAGTATCATATAGcaatggaaataataaatcacGAAATGGCGAATAAATAGtaacaataatatgttAATTTGACTAAttgtttatgttttttatacttttagGAACGTCTTCGTTGAAAATATTGGGGACACCGGAATCCCACAACGTGTCTACTGTTTCATCATACTAATGGAAGCAAAgagaaatatatgtatataaattataatcattttttaatttggcttataaattttaatgatgTTCGTTAACTGATACCTTATCCGAACCAGTAATTGTATATTGaattttatcaatattCGTCTGATtgtcaaatttttttacataatacGATGTTTTATCATCaggattttttaaatatggtTCATAACCATCTTTGGTTGTAGCATAGTATTCTAACTGTTTTACAGCATCGTTCATAATATTGATCACTCGTGTAGGGTTGCGACAGCGACATGATAAGTATTTgcatttttcatatatttcttcTGAACTGTCATtgagaaaaatgaaaatatttttaatgtttacaaaaataaagttgtattaatattataacattGTTGTACAAGTGGATATTTAATATGATCataatgaaatatgtaatatgcatatattgtTGCATTTTCTTACCTAAGATAACAACCTCTTGATCTGAttgtattaaattttttgggAACTTTTTGGGTAACTTTTTTTAGATCAGGGTCAGCTGCAAGGGCTTCATTATTTGCATATGCGAAAATgcttaaaataaataaagcgatttgaatataaaatttattcattttgaactttaaaaagaaaatattaaaatttatattagtattttttttaattaaaaattaatagctCGAAAAAtagcataaatataattaaaattgaaacaaataattttctccaataaagcataaaaaacaaatatttatttaaaaaaaatacaaattattatttaaatagcAAAATTTATGATTTTATCAGATTTATaagtttaatatattttttatttaaataatttaatcaTAAAATGACGTCAATAGAAGAAaatttcataaataatgaatatcaaaaattttatgatttataatttcgttaatattataatatttaaaataaatatttttaattatataaatgatatttttaatacataaCATTATGAATACGtaagttttatatttttataattgatCAAACtcaatttaaaatttataaaacgTCGCATTGCATATGGAAtcacatgcatatattttatttattatatgtaatagaaaaaattgttGTTTTTAcctatagaaaataaataatttaaaataaaaacatgcaaaaataaatttagatTAAATCTATTGTACAAACTTATTttcttataattaaaataatgcaTTCTGTACAAGTATTGATtgttatttgaaaaaaacataaatataatttttcgaaattatatatctatatctCTGATGATAGtagttattatatatttatgtgatgagacatacatataaattagtgcattattttatttatattttaaatattaaaattaattttgttatattaaatataactGTTTagttaaacaaaaatattcagaacaaatatatacatttttatgtatttataataaattgttatatatattttgtatgcatttaaaataaactatattatttattttttttattatttatattaaagtaaaaataaaatattaaacattGTTAACTTATAATTGCaggattatatttttttggatGGTTTAAAATAGAAGTAGCATACAATtctattataatatactttcataaatatcaaataatttgtttatattaatcAAACTTATACAAATTGTATAAGAGAATATTgctaataatttaatattaaataatagcattattattttacaacaataatatataaaagggaagataaaaagaataaatcatatattatttaaagcGTATTTCTTTGTGGaaaaactttttataaataaaaaaacgaatAAAAGGATATTTAGTTTAGTTTGTATCATTTTGTATGTCATTTTGGCTGTATCAATAGATTGCTCGGAACAGAAAGTTgtcaaaacaaaatataaactagtatatagaaaattatataatagtgtttatttacatgttgttgcatatatattattatatttatttctagAATGATCGATTTAAGACATCTGACTTAAGAAGTAGAATAATTCGTgctatcaaaaaaataaagagaagtagcaaaaaaaatgttatagaATCTCAACGAGAAACccaattaaataataacaataacaAGGATtataatgatgataaagATGAATGTGTTGATTATTACACTCATTTAAGTGATAAAGTGTACAAGCCAGTTCCATGCTGTTGTGGTTTGATTACTTATTATGGTTAGATATATGATTATGCTCTccatttctatatttatttattaatattttaagttTATGGCTGAGTGTATAAatgttataataaatacaatttatttattataaattgcTAATAGAAAACTAATACATTTACTTgcatgaaatatattttggcttatttacattattgtttataatttgtgaaaaaatattccgaaaataattaataattgaaATAAGATTGATTCATTTGCTataatcataatatttattatttgtatgcACATAATCTTATATTcgatatgcatatttataaaataaatagtttTGCATATTTAATGTATATTCTGTCTTATaacttatattttctttattattttatataaaatttggcTTTAAATACTCAAATTTGAGTGTGACGCTGTagattcattttattaatatattttgggGTATTACTTTGTAAATGCCAACCTAGAATTTTGTTCTCTTTTTTGTAATactacaaaataataattaactTTATAAGTATCACCTTGCAACATTTAAGAACTCATtaagtaaaatataaaaatatatctcgTTAATTgaagaataataaaaaagtgtgaatttatagaaaatattattatatgttatatgtacaattagccaaaatattttaagttattcacaaatatttattgtttatataaaaatgattaaaaaagtagaaataaataatgaaacatAAAGTTGTAAaatcaataaatatatataattaattttttttcgattcTAATATTCTTGATACCGAGGTGTTTATGTTTTATGGGGCAAGGTTATGCATTATGGGTTATTGTTTTGTTCACTGTATCTGCATTTTGAGTTATGGTTcggaatatattataatataattttttatataatttttatgttgtGGGCCAGGGTTAAGATAGTGTTTGGG contains:
- a CDS encoding fam-a protein, fragment — protein: MYSGNINDHNSKNTIHYKNLIIENPNLFESDIDSDDDIKNGSVIKAFVNICEHLIEKKDEGVISPMSCLSMA
- a CDS encoding fam-a protein; translation: MNKFYIQTALFILSIFAYANNGALAAEPSPGEDTKHLIKKSNKFKPLSPHDTPEEIYEKYKEVVCRCHDHTPAIELMNDATKQLEYYATTKDGYEPYLQNPTDSISYYIKKFDKETNIIKVHLNIYDSSQYNAIINRIWNPKAPNIFNKGLAGITHIYNPNLMFIRQICEKDSNSYEKYFHAFVSKTEISKDKTIIAMTSVNVNEWNPYNMNYTNPIIKKANSFIKPPRFEKHFPQCYAQIFVNLAGYLIEKKGDALEITYIESIQGHSSI
- a CDS encoding fam-a protein yields the protein MNKFYIQIALFILSIFAYANNEALAADPDLKKVTQKVPKKFNTIRSRGCYLSSEEIYEKCKYLSCRCRNPTRVINIMNDAVKQLEYYATTKDGYEPYLKNPDDKTSYYVKKFDNQTNIDKIQYTITGSDKYDETVDTLWDSGVPNIFNEDVPKILHMYGPNLLVIRERFKSMHEGRDKYFYALVTKVEISKDKTIIAMTSINGNDDKLSNIKYNNPIIKKASLFNIYIKSKDDIKKESLLNTSTKPKDDIKKESLLNTSTKLKDDIKSGKLEQIFVNLAGYLIEKKRNNVEVTYIESIQGYSSI